A DNA window from Microcystis aeruginosa NIES-843 contains the following coding sequences:
- a CDS encoding transposase family protein codes for MKHFQHLEDPRADRGRNPSLVSIITIAILAVLTGADGFAAIEVYGQAKQSWLETFLDLPKGIPSHDTFGRVLRILEPKQLQSGFRLLDRGNHREIEPRTNPYRWENGQKF; via the coding sequence TTGAAACATTTTCAGCATCTAGAAGACCCCAGAGCGGACAGGGGGCGCAATCCTAGCCTAGTATCGATAATTACCATAGCTATCTTGGCGGTCTTAACTGGTGCCGATGGGTTTGCCGCCATAGAAGTCTACGGTCAAGCCAAGCAATCTTGGTTGGAAACATTTTTAGACCTACCGAAGGGGATACCTTCCCACGATACCTTTGGCAGAGTGCTAAGGATACTAGAACCCAAGCAATTACAGTCAGGATTCCGGCTCTTGGATAGGGGAAATCACCGAGAAATTGAACCTAGAACTAATCCCTATAGATGGGAAAACGGCCAAAAATTCTGA